aaaaattaaaatgtattccCCAAAACGTGTACGTATATCACACACGATTATGCAATAATGGTGTCAAAATTATAACTGGAATGTCTTTTGCTCTACTTGCTTTTGAAGGCTCTAATAAGGCATTTGAATTCTCATGATGGAAGACCTTTTACTCTGAAATGGTCGCAAATTTCAAGTGGTTATCCAAAtgtaaaaagcaaaacagcacCTCCCATCTTTGCAAATTTAATATATTCATGTATTTGCAAATGCATTCCTGTAACtgctttgacatttttataGACCCTTCATATCTATTGTGCATGCAGCATGCTTCCATACAagtaaatgtctaaaatgtaaaacttttgAAAAGACGGATGGCATACAATTATATCCACTGCACTAGAAGTAAAATAACAGGCATTCTTTTTGGGAGACATTAATAAACAAATGTAACAGAGAATCAAAGAGAAATATGCATAGTTGGTTTTCTAGTGATTTCCCTGTTATGAGGCAACATTTTCTCACAGCAGCTTTCATCATTGGGAATGCAGCCCATCCACATCAATGGTTCATTATCAATGGCTGCATCACCAACTGGATATTAACCatcataaatatgaaaatgtatttgttttccttAGAGTGAAATCTCCTCTGATTCCTGCATCCTCCGTCTCCACCGGTCTCTGAGTTTTTGGAGAAGTTTGTTCGCGGGCTCGGTGTATTGCCGGTTGGCAAGGCCGAGCACCAGCGGCACGACGGCCATGCTTCCGATGCCGATGCAGGACAGCACGATGAGCGTGGTGGAGCCCCATTTGGTCTCGCCCAGTAAGAACGCCACGCAGACGTGCATGTAAATGAGGTAGGGAACCCAGCAAGCGAGAAAGGTCAGCGACACGGCCACCACGCAGCGAGTGTATCGCAGGTTCAGCCTCTGTTCCCGGTCTGACGCTTGACTTCCCCTCTCCACCGAGCGATGGAGACGGCAAATGTCTTTCAGCTGGCCTCGGGTGATCCACAGAACGCGGCCTGTCATGCCGGCGATGGTAAGAATAGCAGGTAAGACGAGCCCGTACACCTCCAAGTAGATGAAAGCGTTGGGGAAAACTCGCTGGTACGAGCAGCAAGCGGTTCCATTTCTTGAGCAGTTCCCAAGAGGCGTTGTCCCTCTGCTATCTGCACAACAGCCATTCCAGTCCGGCCCTGTCCAGTTATTCCACCCAAAAGCAGGTAGGGACGCATAAAGCAGCGGTGGCGTCCACACAACGAGCAATGCCAACGGAAAACTACGATGCATCCACAAGCTGCTGTAATGCAAGGGGCTGACGATGCATATGTAGCGCTCGTAGTGGACCATCACCAGGTTGAAAAGAAAGGCCAGGAACAGGAAGTTTGGGAAGACGTGAACCACAAGACAGGAGCTAAAGCTTAACTCCCGGTTCAGACCCATCCACGGTATGAAAGGGAGAGCCACGCCCGTGCACAGATCGGCCACCAACAGGCTGAGGAAGAAGTAGTTGGGCGTGTTGTGGAGCTGCCTGTTGCAGGCGATGGCCAAGATGATGACGAGGTTGGCCAGGATGATGGAGGTGGACAGCGGGACGGTGATGGCGTAGATGAGCTGTTCCTTGGACAGCAGAGCTTGGGACTCGTTGCCGTCCATCGCTGGTTAAATCGCCAGGCCTTCTCTCCCTCAGAGCCCGTCTCCACGCCCAACAAGGTGCAGGTACCCTGTAGCGGGGCACATCACAAATgtcaaataagtaaataaatccataaaatacaaaaagtacaGTTAAGTGACATGACTAAGGTTGTGTGATGGAACAGACTATTAGCAGGGTCTCTGATATGATATCCAAGCTTACAgagaaatgatgccttcctgtGTTCTAAGTCCAGGAATTCTGCCTCTCAAAGACCCTTCAAACAAGCCTTTCGGACTAAAAACGTAAGTCATCTGAATCCCAGCCAAGCTGTTATCAGCAACCCAGGAAAACTGAGATGTCACGGCTGTCATGATGGAGGAAAAAGAGCAGCCTTCCTCATTGAGAAAAAACGAGGCTCTTGCTGCTTAGGAAGTCGAAGTGGGGCTCAGGCTCAAAAGACAAAGTGCATGATTTTCGCGCAGGCCCAGACGGCCTCAGGCGCACATTTGATTGAACTCCAGGCCACTCTCCATGATGTGGAGACtaacaggaagaaagaaaaatccagaGGGATGAAGAACAAGCCGATCTCAAGGGGGCAGAGGAGCGATTTGCCGAGAGTGagatggaaaaccaaaaacGAGAAAAGAAGTCTAATATTAATGGTTCCATGTACATTTTGGTCATATAACAACCTGAACCCTGAGCAGGTAAGAGGAGAAGAAGCGCTCATGGACGTGAGTTAACTGTCTTTCAATAATTCATCAGGTGAGATCGAGGAGTTGGCTCTCCCTTTATACTGTATGTTGCATGTTTGGAGCCAATGCGCTCAAGTTTCAAAAATGAACGCTACATTTGTATGAGTTTGATAAAGCGACACAGAAATAACAAAAGTACGTCTCTGTATTGTGTATTATATCCTTCCATATATAGACCTGCAATAAACCACACCTATATGTTCCACATACTGCAGCTGTATGTGCACAAGCTTtattactgtatgtgtgtggttattttatttctctcaaaTGTAAGACTGATTTTAAGTCTACTTGGAttattatgaaatgaaaaatcataTTTGATAATCACATTAAAAAGGAATTTAACATCATAGTATATCAGCATTTCTAATGTAAAAGTTGTTCTCACATTCAGATGAATGACATGAGCACATCACAGGCTGCgggcaagcaaacacacaatcGAGGGAACTGAGCAGTATCGAGGTCCTGTGTCAGCTTTGACAAATGAAGTCATTAAAAGGTTAAAAGTTCAAGTTTAAAGTTGAAAATTTTTCCAGCACCTTTCTAAGGAGCCAGAAATTTCCatggaatggaaataaaaaataataataatactaattatTGCTATATTTTGAGTGAAAATATGTGTATTAGTCAcagtaaaaatattaataataaaataataataaaatacaataataaaaattttgAGTGAAATGTACGATACTATAGAATGCGTTACGATATGATAGTGTATACTTGTATAGTTGTATATACAATTCTTATATGTCTTATGATTTGTCTTGAACACATATGCTGCATACAGCaaatcataaataaacaaaagcacaaacacataaaacagtTCAGAGTAAATTGAATAAGTAGCAGCAGCAAAGCACTGGAgctgatgataataatatatcacTGACACCACTGTGTTGCTAGAGTGACTTTGAATTGGAAACTTGAATTCAAACTTTGAATTAGAAACTGTTACCTTGTTGTGATGAGAAACCGCATCTGTTGTTTGTGAGAAGAAATTCAGTGAAAGCTCTGTATCTTATGGCTCCAGTGTTGTGCGAGGCATGTCACATCCACAGGCAGGGGCGCAAACAAGACGCAGCCTCCATCATGAAGGAGGGGAGCTCCTCCTGCACTGTGAGCAGATCCTTCTAGTGAACTCCACCAGACAGCAGTCTTATCAAAAcctgagagagcgagagagggaaaggcataaagagagaaagggagacagagaaaacagtcatgTCTGAGGGCGTTCCTCTCAGAAAAACCTTTAAAGGGGAAGTACACACTcgaggaggaggggaagtgtgtctctctgtccctgagGGGAGTTGCTGGTCACAGACGGGACAGCAGGGTCAGGGATTTCATTTGTGACACAAGGGTTTGCCTCTTCCAGACATGACACAGCAGCGACCAGTGACGCATGAcctactaattttttttttctgtcatttcttgTGCAATCTTTTATCTGTGTTGTTCTCAGATTTTACAAGACTGTCCAGGACAGTGGCGTGGGTCCACACAGCGAGGAGGCTGGGAGGTGGCCATCACTGTCGCCTGCACGTGATAAGAGCATTCCAGGTTAGGCATGGCATGTGGGTTTGGACATGTGAGGCCCCCCATTTCACACCCTGCAATGATGGAGCGCAGAAGCCCCAAGGCAGACCCAGAAACATGCATGACCGTCATGTATCTCTGCAGCTGAAAGCATCTTTGCACAgtgacagacaaagagacaggggATCAGCGTGCATCATGTAAAGAGAAGTGAAAATCATTTCCAGTTctgttcctttttctcttttattaaaCACCGAAACCCACAGAAGAACCACGTGGGAGTCTTTCTATCAACACTCTGCCACCAGAGCCCTGCAAATTTCTGACTCGTCCCTCCCAAAACTGTTTCAAAAAGTTAAAAGTATCTGGAAATGCTTCTGAGGTGGCACATGGGATTGCTTTGCCAATGTGCACAACATAGATACTCAAAGGCCAAATGCGGCCCTCCAGGACATCGATGATGCCCCCCCCTCAAAACTCAATCAAATTCCAAAGGACATGCAGAAAACGTGCGATCCCAGGCTTTCCCTTTAACCCTGGGAATCCATGAAGGAAGCCATGGATAGTagagcttttattctgaaaggttttatttcaccatctgaacaaaattcacctcAATCCTTTTATTTTAATGGGTCCTCAGCTCTAACTCAGTTCATTATCATAAACAAATATCTACAGCAAATTCAATGTGACCATATCAAATAACGTATTTATATAAAAGCGTTACACATTCATATCAGAGGCACAAAGATACCGACAACATGAGGAATATATGAAATTTCATCATAAATAAAggctgttttctatttttcctaTGCATCTCACATCAGGACTGTGCATGACTTTAACTTTAGAAAATCTCCAACTTTTCCTTTTCCCAGCTTCCatgcaaatcagcaaaacagcTTCACTTGGCCTTTTTCGGCCTCCTGTAATCCATCAACCTTTCTGGTGTTATTTCTGCTATTTCTGGTGCATCAATTTATCATATTTTCAGAGGTTATTAATGTACCTGGTGCTATCTGTATTGTCCCATATAGGTTAATCCCAGGCACCCTGTACTCTAAGTAGGTTAAAACTAACGCAGAGACTTATTTGCTACCACTATTTGCCCAAGGTTCGATCCAAACATATACATACAATAGTGTGTATGCATAAATTCATAACAGCAGTCAAACATGTCCTGCATTTAAACATGGGACTGGATGGAGGGCCGGTGGCTAACCTGCGATGTTGGCCAAACACGGAAGACTCCCTCCCTGACGGTTTGCAGCAGGCCTGGACGCGGCGAGATGGATGAGCTCCAGCCAGATAATGGTTTTAAACATCATGTTCCTGCGCCGCCGTCGTCTGGCCAGACATTACACAGGGAGGACGCTCTGGATGTGAAACTGCAGCGCTTTGAAGTTACAGAGGAGATGTCAAAGCGTGTTGGGGTTCCAGGAACGCTGTGGTGCAGACGACATCAATCACTGATCTAATCTTGAAGATGTTCAGGTGACTTTCTAACTAtggaatacaaacacacaattaGTTTAAGCTGTACTAAGTGAGGAGATTATTTTTATCTGCTTTTACTGGAAATGAGTCGGAACAGGAGTAGGAGCTGCGAAGTGGGTCGATGTACTTTTCCTCTCGCTATTtggaattttatttgttttgtaagtgcttcatcatcatttctgaaaatcagattttcaGGCTGTCAGCTCGATATGTTAAATGGTATCAAACACCACCATACCTGACTATGCTGAGAACGCTAAAGCCATGGAATACATAGTGAAATATAATTAAGATAGCATTATATGTGCAGCATAGTTGAAATCATCAAAAACTGTCTCTATAAAGTTGATGCAAAGCTACATAGCTCAACTTCACTGGTGCAGACAAGAGAATTTTAAGCTCAATGATTGTCTGGTTCTGCATATTACCCCTTTAAATACTTATTAAGGAGGACTTTCAGATTAGAGTAGCTTAAAGTTCCCCGTCTacacaaaaatgtttctgttctctAAAGTGTCTGACCTTGATGgtactgacttgtatctgtgcaaagtttgtcactagaggtgttttcacactcctcttatgaaggtggaggtgtgtgtgcacgcccctAAAATCTGACATTCAGATGGAGCCCGGGCCAGCAAGATTTGGTACAtcacaaatcccacagccaatcagctgctaGCTGACGGGACTtcgctttgcatatcattagcagcagctctgctggtCGCTTGAG
The DNA window shown above is from Myripristis murdjan chromosome 2, fMyrMur1.1, whole genome shotgun sequence and carries:
- the gpbar1 gene encoding G-protein coupled bile acid receptor 1; this translates as MDGNESQALLSKEQLIYAITVPLSTSIILANLVIILAIACNRQLHNTPNYFFLSLLVADLCTGVALPFIPWMGLNRELSFSSCLVVHVFPNFLFLAFLFNLVMVHYERYICIVSPLHYSSLWMHRSFPLALLVVWTPPLLYASLPAFGWNNWTGPDWNGCCADSRGTTPLGNCSRNGTACCSYQRVFPNAFIYLEVYGLVLPAILTIAGMTGRVLWITRGQLKDICRLHRSVERGSQASDREQRLNLRYTRCVVAVSLTFLACWVPYLIYMHVCVAFLLGETKWGSTTLIVLSCIGIGSMAVVPLVLGLANRQYTEPANKLLQKLRDRWRRRMQESEEISL